A region from the uncultured Stenotrophomonas sp. genome encodes:
- the pyrB gene encoding Aspartate carbamoyltransferase: MTATAPQLDSDGRLRHLLTLEGLPREHLLQLLDRAGQIRDAAVGRVGNKRNVLAGTAVCTLFFEPSTRTRSSFQLAAQRLGADVLNFDASTSSTRKGETATDTLRNLEAMGVRGFVVRHPDDGAVAELAAAAGEGTALVNAGDGRSAHPTQGLLDMLTLRQAKGADFSKLKVLIVGDVKHSRVARTDLHALRTLGTGEIRVCGPQSLLPDDDTLKGCVVGEDFDAMLEGADALMMLRLQRERMEEGLVPSLEQYHADYGLTNARLARAGKDAAVLHPGPINRGVEVTDEVADGPQSWVLRQVCNGVAVRMAVLETLLG; this comes from the coding sequence CAGTTGCTGGACCGCGCCGGGCAGATCCGCGATGCGGCGGTGGGGCGGGTCGGCAACAAGCGCAACGTGCTGGCCGGCACTGCGGTATGCACGCTGTTCTTCGAACCCTCCACCCGCACCCGCAGCTCGTTCCAGCTGGCCGCGCAGCGGCTGGGCGCGGACGTGCTGAACTTCGACGCTTCCACCTCGTCCACGCGCAAGGGCGAAACCGCCACCGACACGCTGCGCAACCTCGAGGCGATGGGCGTGCGCGGCTTCGTCGTGCGCCATCCCGACGACGGCGCCGTGGCCGAGCTGGCCGCCGCCGCGGGCGAGGGCACCGCACTGGTCAATGCCGGCGATGGCCGCAGCGCGCACCCCACGCAGGGCCTGCTGGACATGCTGACGTTGCGCCAGGCCAAGGGCGCGGATTTCTCGAAGCTGAAGGTGTTGATCGTCGGCGACGTCAAGCATTCGCGGGTGGCCCGCACCGACCTGCACGCGCTGCGTACGTTGGGCACCGGCGAAATCCGCGTGTGCGGCCCGCAATCGCTGCTGCCGGACGACGACACCCTGAAGGGCTGCGTGGTCGGCGAGGATTTCGACGCCATGCTCGAAGGCGCGGACGCGCTGATGATGCTGCGCCTGCAGCGCGAGCGCATGGAGGAAGGATTGGTGCCGTCGCTGGAGCAGTACCACGCGGACTATGGCCTGACCAACGCCCGCCTTGCCCGTGCCGGCAAGGATGCGGCGGTGCTGCACCCGGGGCCGATCAACCGCGGCGTGGAAGTCACCGATGAGGTGGCCGATGGCCCGCAATCGTGGGTGCTGCGCCAGGTCTGCAACGGTGTCGCCGTACGCATGGCGGTGCTGGAGACGCTGCTGGGCTGA
- a CDS encoding conserved exported hypothetical protein (Evidence 4 : Homologs of previously reported genes of unknown function), producing the protein MALPLLRPFTHLAPALALSALVTACASLPDAGRGHFVARSIELEGTRMPYQVFVPAASARKSGPLPVVLFLHGSGERGRDGIKQTGAGLGPYLRTHAADFPALAVLPQVPEGEEWSGRNNRLALAALDAAISEFAVDPARQYLTGMSMGGYGSWNIVLTDPARFAAIVPICGGIRTPRSERPGLMVEALAQGSDPYTALAQRMKNVPIWIFHGALDNVVPPDDDRRLHAAFQAAAARDARYTEYPQGDHNAWDATYADPALWQWLFTQER; encoded by the coding sequence ATGGCACTCCCGTTGCTTCGCCCGTTCACCCACCTCGCCCCCGCACTTGCGCTGTCGGCACTCGTGACCGCCTGTGCTTCGCTGCCCGATGCCGGCCGCGGCCATTTTGTTGCGCGCAGCATCGAGCTGGAAGGCACGCGCATGCCGTATCAGGTATTCGTCCCCGCCGCATCCGCGCGCAAGTCCGGCCCCTTGCCGGTAGTGCTGTTCCTGCACGGCTCAGGCGAGCGCGGGCGCGACGGTATCAAGCAGACCGGGGCGGGGCTTGGCCCCTACCTGCGCACCCATGCCGCCGACTTTCCCGCGCTGGCGGTGCTGCCACAGGTACCGGAGGGCGAGGAATGGAGCGGCCGCAACAACCGGCTGGCGCTGGCCGCGCTCGACGCGGCGATTTCCGAGTTCGCCGTCGACCCGGCGCGCCAATACCTGACCGGCATGTCGATGGGCGGTTACGGCAGCTGGAACATCGTCTTGACCGACCCGGCGCGCTTCGCCGCCATCGTGCCGATCTGCGGCGGCATCCGCACCCCACGCAGCGAACGCCCCGGCCTGATGGTCGAAGCACTGGCACAGGGAAGCGACCCGTATACTGCACTGGCCCAGCGCATGAAGAACGTGCCGATCTGGATTTTCCACGGCGCGCTGGACAACGTGGTGCCACCGGACGACGACCGGCGCCTGCATGCCGCCTTCCAGGCCGCCGCCGCCCGCGATGCGCGCTACACCGAATACCCGCAGGGCGACCACAACGCATGGGACGCCACCTACGCCGATCCGGCGCTGTGGCAATGGCTGTTCACGCAGGAACGCTGA
- a CDS encoding conserved hypothetical protein (Evidence 4 : Homologs of previously reported genes of unknown function): MTTTVTDYYQPGWRDQRHTCPACGWQGDSRQMEMELHDEQSEYTCPQCEFPLLVVLHPDLTQVQAAAAAGNAEAQEQLAILASAPHPH, encoded by the coding sequence ATGACCACCACCGTCACCGACTACTACCAGCCCGGCTGGCGCGACCAGCGCCACACCTGCCCCGCCTGCGGCTGGCAGGGCGACTCCCGGCAGATGGAAATGGAACTGCACGACGAGCAAAGCGAGTACACCTGCCCGCAATGCGAATTCCCGTTGCTGGTGGTGCTGCATCCAGACCTCACCCAGGTGCAGGCGGCGGCCGCGGCCGGCAATGCCGAGGCGCAGGAGCAGTTGGCGATATTGGCCAGCGCCCCGCATCCGCATTGA
- a CDS encoding Magnesium transporter — protein sequence MAEAVRHDKTARQLRMLSDALDSGRLGPVRRLVNTLAPAEIGNLLESLPPGKREVVWGLVDPEDDGEVLVHVGDEVRESLLADMDPDEIIAAVEDLDIDDLADLVEDLPDTVIDEVLKSMDRENRERLEQVLSYPEDSAGRLMNPDVVTVRADVNIDVVLRYLRLRGELPDHTDHLYVVNRRHQLIGWVALQDLITHDPGTPINKLIDDELESLHVDASAQQVARQFSDNDWVSAPVVDDGNVLLGRITVDDVIDIIREQAEHQALGAAGLDEEEDLFSPIKRAVRGRVVWLGINLCTAFLAASVIGQFEVTLEKVVALAVLMPIVAGVGGNAAVQVLTLMVRGLALGQVGASNARILLWKEMRVALINGTLIGALVGVVAFLWFHSLLLSLVIALALVINFCAAALSGVLLPLMLKRMNVDPAVAGTVVVTAVTDVMGFFAFLGLATLILLH from the coding sequence ATGGCCGAAGCCGTCCGCCACGACAAGACCGCACGCCAGTTGCGCATGCTCTCCGACGCGCTGGACAGCGGTCGGCTCGGGCCGGTGCGACGGCTGGTCAACACGCTGGCGCCGGCCGAGATCGGCAACCTGCTCGAATCGCTGCCGCCCGGCAAGCGCGAGGTGGTGTGGGGGCTGGTCGATCCCGAGGACGACGGCGAGGTGCTGGTCCACGTCGGCGACGAGGTGCGCGAGAGCCTGCTGGCCGACATGGACCCGGACGAGATCATCGCCGCGGTCGAGGACCTGGACATCGACGACCTCGCCGACCTGGTCGAGGACCTGCCCGACACCGTCATCGACGAAGTGCTCAAGTCGATGGACCGCGAGAACCGCGAGCGGCTGGAGCAGGTGCTGTCCTACCCCGAGGACAGCGCCGGGCGCCTGATGAACCCGGACGTGGTCACCGTGCGCGCCGACGTCAACATCGACGTGGTGCTACGCTACCTGCGCCTGCGCGGCGAACTGCCCGACCACACCGACCATCTTTACGTGGTCAACCGCCGCCACCAGCTGATCGGCTGGGTCGCATTGCAGGACCTGATCACGCACGACCCCGGCACGCCGATCAACAAGCTGATCGACGACGAACTCGAATCGCTGCACGTCGACGCCTCGGCCCAGCAGGTCGCGCGCCAGTTCTCCGACAATGACTGGGTTTCGGCCCCGGTGGTGGACGACGGCAACGTGCTGCTGGGCCGTATCACCGTCGATGACGTGATCGACATCATCCGCGAGCAGGCCGAGCACCAGGCCCTTGGCGCCGCTGGTCTGGACGAGGAAGAGGACCTGTTCTCGCCGATCAAGCGCGCCGTGCGCGGCCGCGTGGTGTGGCTGGGCATCAACCTGTGCACCGCCTTCCTGGCCGCCAGCGTGATCGGCCAGTTCGAGGTCACGCTGGAGAAGGTCGTGGCGCTGGCGGTGCTGATGCCGATCGTCGCCGGCGTCGGCGGCAACGCCGCGGTGCAGGTGCTGACGCTGATGGTACGCGGCCTGGCGCTGGGCCAGGTGGGCGCGAGCAATGCCCGCATCCTGTTGTGGAAGGAGATGCGGGTCGCGCTGATCAACGGCACCCTGATCGGCGCACTGGTCGGCGTGGTCGCCTTCCTCTGGTTCCACAGCCTGCTGCTGTCCCTGGTCATCGCACTGGCACTGGTCATCAACTTCTGCGCCGCCGCCCTGTCCGGCGTACTGCTGCCGCTGATGCTCAAGCGCATGAACGTCGACCCGGCCGTCGCCGGCACCGTGGTGGTCACCGCGGTCACCGACGTGATGGGCTTCTTCGCCTTCCTCGGCCTGGCGACGCTGATCCTGCTGCACTGA